From Solibacillus isronensis, the proteins below share one genomic window:
- a CDS encoding DUF779 domain-containing protein encodes MEKLIATEKAIEVIELLKAKHGNLVFEQSSGCCDGTVPMCFTKDGHYISSQLVLLGEIADVPYYFDKHQSEYLKHMQVLVDVMEGQGASFSLESAEGFAFLMKSKVMK; translated from the coding sequence ATGGAAAAGTTAATCGCGACTGAAAAAGCGATTGAGGTTATCGAGCTGTTGAAGGCAAAGCATGGAAACTTGGTGTTTGAGCAGTCTTCCGGTTGCTGTGATGGTACGGTGCCAATGTGTTTTACAAAGGACGGGCACTATATTAGCAGCCAGCTTGTACTTCTCGGGGAAATTGCGGATGTTCCGTATTATTTTGATAAGCATCAGTCGGAGTATTTAAAGCATATGCAAGTTCTTGTTGATGTAATGGAAGGTCAGGGCGCATCTTTTTCATTGGAGAGCGCGGAAGGCTTTGCTTTTTTGATGAAATCAAAGGTTATGAAATAA